TTCCGTTGCTTTGGACGTCTGAGTTGCCAGTTCTTTGACTTCAGCCGCAACAACAGCAAAGCCTTTGCCCGCTTCGCCGGCACGTGCGGCCTCGATCGTGGCATTGAGCGCCAGCAAGTTTGTTTGCTCGGCGATCGCCTGAATTAGGGTCACAACCTCGCCAATCCGGTTCGCAGCTTCCGCAAGCCCAGCAACTTTCTGGTTGCTGGTCTGTGCGTTTTCTGTCGCCTTCATCACGATGCCGGTCGTCTGTTCAACCTGACGCGAAATCTCACTGATCGAACTGCTCAGCTCTTCAGCAGCTGAGGCAACCGTCTGAACATTGGACGAAGCCGTCTCGGAGGCATCAGAAACAGAAGTGGCGCGAACCGTCGTGTCTTCGGCAATTTGGCCGAGCTCCTGAGCTGAGCCCCGCATCTCTTCGACTTTCGCAGTTACCCCGTTCAGCTTTGTAGCAATCTCCGACTGGAACTGCCCGATACGTTCCGTAATTGCAACCTGCTTGGCGCGCTCAATTTCGGCGCGTTCCTCGTCCTGCGTTTGCAGCGACTGGGTTTCAGCCTGCGCGGCCTCGGCTTCCTCGCGTGCTTCATCTGATGCTGCGAATGCTTTTGCGATGAAGTTGGTAATCCACCAGAGCGCCGCCACCTCGGCAACAACGATGATGGCATGGAAGACAACCCGGCCGAAGTCAGCCCCCGCCGGAAACACCGCCCAAGGCATTGCAAAGTTCAAACCCAGGTGATGCACGGCAACTACGCCCGCGTATGCTACAAGAGCGCGCCAGTCGACCCAACCCGTCAACACCGCAAGAACGGCAAAGAAGTACATGTGCCCATCAAGTTGGTAGGAGGCTTCGACATTCGGTGTGTGAAGTGCTGCAACGAACAGGGCCGCCAATCCAGCGAGCGACATGGCGGTTGCCAATCGCGTTTCCACGCCGATACCAAACTTGACCCAGGTAGCTGTTGCTGCAACGCCTAGCAGAAGCGCACCGCCGCACATGGTCACGAAAGAGACATTCCCCACGACCCATGCCGTTCCGATGACCATAAAGACGTTAAACCATGTGAAAAAAATCACGATCCGGGAGAACTTTTCCCGCAAGACATCCAGGCCAGATACGGCCGATACCATGTTATTCATTACTGGGTCTCCATGGGTGTGCCAGTTATTCGTGCACAGGCATAGGCAACGGCAGAGGACGCAACAAATCCGGCCCCCGACTGATAAAGGCGCTGAACAAAATCACTGTCTGCGCTTTGGCTCAAAGCGAACCAGGTTGCAGTTGGCGCGGCCATGATCCGACCGTCCGCTTTCGCGACAACCTCAAGGGCGGACGCCCCCCATGGTTTCGCAAACACGACGACTGGACCATTTCCTGATGGCACCAATGTCCCGAGCAGCACGATCAAACAGCTTCCCAGGAAGTAAAGGGCCACAAAGCGCTTTGTGGAATTGCTCAACTTTTCGCCAAATCAACACTACGACTTGGTGTAATTATCCTTGCGGCAATTTAATAAAACCTGAAATTTTGGAACTTTTTGTCTGGGCACAAACGTCGGATTTTCACCGCTTCCAAGCGCCTTGTAACAATTGACGGCGGCCTGACAAATTCATCAGGCCGTCTGGAAATCACGGGATACTGAATTCGGACTGTGGTCCGTCCGGAACCAGCCCTATTTTGCGGGCGAGAGGCCGGTCGGACACGCAACGCCGGTTCCACCGATCCCGCAATATCCGCCCGGATTTTTCGCAAGATATTGCTGATGGTAGTCTTCGGCGAAGTAAAACTCGTCGAGTTTTTTAGTTTCAGTCGTGATCGCGTTCTTGATCCCGCTCTCATGCAGCGCTTGCTGATACGCTGCCATGGATGCATTGGCTTCACTCAACGCCGCGTCTGTCGGCACGTAAATCGCCGAGCGGTACTGGGTGCCGGTATCATTTCCCTGCCTCATGCCTTGTGTCGGGTCGTGATTTTCCCAGAAGACCTTCAACAGATCTCCAAGGCTGACCTGAGCGGGATCATAAACGACCAGTACAGCCTCCGTGTGGCCTGTCCGGCCGGTGCAGGTTTCATGATAGGTTGGGTTGGGTGTGACCCCGCCTGCATAGCCGACGGCTGTCACGTGAACACCGGGCAACGTCCAAAACAGGCGTTCAGCGCCCCAGAAGCAGCCCATCCCGAAAAGAACAGTTTCCAACCCTTCCGGATACGGACCCATCATCGAATTTCCATTCACGAAATGCGCCTCTCCCGGCGCGATGGCTTCCGCGCGGCCTGGAAGTGCCTCTGCAGAGGTCGGAAGTGAGAACTTTTTGCTCAACATAGTCATGAAAGACATGATCACGCTCCAGGTTTTTGACAACAGGAGTATGCACCTGCGATCCGGCGCAAATGAATACCGGTTGACCGATTATGTGGATCTATTTTGCAGCTTGTCTACGGGCAGAGCCTAATGCTTGTCGAAGCTCACACGTCTTGAAGTTTCAAGCATACCGAAAACGGCGTTTTTGCCGACGGGCGCCCATGAGCAAGAACAGCACCCCGACACCCGCAAAGACGGCCCATGCCGGCCACGTCAAGACTGTTTGAAGCATCGGATCCCAAACAATTGGATGGACATACCTCTGAATCACAGCTTGAGACAGATTTAGCGTTTCCGGTGACATTTCGAACCAAAGCTGCCCGAGCGGCTTGAACATGATTTGCGATTCTGCGATCGAACGGCTTGCGTCCGCAATGCCAACAACAATCGCAATTGCAAGCAACCCGAAACCCAACACCCGTAATAAAAACTTCAAAATACTTATCATTGCCGTACCGTCATGTCTCTACTTCAACAGCCCCACCCCAACTTCTGAATAATAATTTTGGTTTTTACGATTGAGGAGCCCGGACCTTCCCGGGTAGACTTGA
This window of the Roseibium alexandrii DFL-11 genome carries:
- a CDS encoding methyl-accepting chemotaxis protein, whose protein sequence is MNNMVSAVSGLDVLREKFSRIVIFFTWFNVFMVIGTAWVVGNVSFVTMCGGALLLGVAATATWVKFGIGVETRLATAMSLAGLAALFVAALHTPNVEASYQLDGHMYFFAVLAVLTGWVDWRALVAYAGVVAVHHLGLNFAMPWAVFPAGADFGRVVFHAIIVVAEVAALWWITNFIAKAFAASDEAREEAEAAQAETQSLQTQDEERAEIERAKQVAITERIGQFQSEIATKLNGVTAKVEEMRGSAQELGQIAEDTTVRATSVSDASETASSNVQTVASAAEELSSSISEISRQVEQTTGIVMKATENAQTSNQKVAGLAEAANRIGEVVTLIQAIAEQTNLLALNATIEAARAGEAGKGFAVVAAEVKELATQTSKATEEIGAQISAIQEETKGAVESIGAIASTMDEVNSYTAAIAAAVEQQGGATQEISRNVAEAADGTGRVATNIGDVRESAERTGASARLMVDATQMLNEEADDVKRAIDTFLKDVAAA
- the msrA gene encoding peptide-methionine (S)-S-oxide reductase MsrA, whose protein sequence is MTMLSKKFSLPTSAEALPGRAEAIAPGEAHFVNGNSMMGPYPEGLETVLFGMGCFWGAERLFWTLPGVHVTAVGYAGGVTPNPTYHETCTGRTGHTEAVLVVYDPAQVSLGDLLKVFWENHDPTQGMRQGNDTGTQYRSAIYVPTDAALSEANASMAAYQQALHESGIKNAITTETKKLDEFYFAEDYHQQYLAKNPGGYCGIGGTGVACPTGLSPAK